From a single Microcoleus sp. FACHB-672 genomic region:
- a CDS encoding DUF4340 domain-containing protein — MKLQRSTLILMLSAVLLGGVVYVYEVQEAPKREAAKTKQQQIFSFQEDDVQSLRVKTAKQTLAFERVSHKEPAKPGETSWMMTVVDLADQPQPAPAACLPPALTPAAKPGQTPAATQTPATSPNPATCQPPTAGQVFAPTPTPATSPTPTATTSPTPAPTTSPTATTSPTPAPTTSPAASPKPTASPTPAALPKPGAKLPASDASVAYLLSLLSSSKSARTIVMTNPAKQRQDFGLDEPVGTVEVKLKNQQTHRLILGKPDFNQSFLYAQANPSENRLEAIEVLLVPTDFENAVDRPLLEWKKEYKDSKPPETTPKDKKPQNPSQDKQPQGTSPDKTPAGASITPKNSPKNNAEGAVKNPDGNAEKSPPVESPQPDSPQPNE, encoded by the coding sequence ATGAAATTGCAGCGATCTACTCTAATTCTGATGCTCTCGGCAGTGCTTTTGGGCGGGGTTGTTTACGTTTATGAGGTTCAAGAGGCTCCTAAACGAGAAGCGGCAAAGACGAAGCAGCAGCAAATCTTTTCCTTTCAAGAAGATGACGTGCAATCTCTGAGGGTAAAAACCGCAAAACAAACCCTAGCGTTTGAGCGAGTGAGTCACAAAGAACCGGCAAAACCAGGAGAGACAAGCTGGATGATGACGGTTGTAGATTTGGCCGATCAACCTCAGCCGGCTCCTGCAGCCTGCCTGCCACCGGCTCTAACCCCAGCCGCAAAACCTGGACAAACTCCAGCCGCCACTCAAACGCCCGCTACAAGCCCAAATCCAGCCACCTGTCAGCCACCGACTGCCGGTCAGGTTTTTGCACCAACACCCACGCCGGCAACTTCACCAACGCCGACAGCAACAACTTCACCCACGCCGGCACCAACAACTTCACCGACAGCAACAACTTCACCTACGCCGGCACCAACAACTTCGCCGGCAGCCTCTCCCAAGCCAACAGCCTCTCCCACACCTGCCGCCTTACCCAAGCCTGGGGCTAAATTGCCGGCAAGTGACGCATCAGTGGCTTACTTGTTAAGTTTGCTCAGCAGTAGTAAAAGCGCTCGCACGATTGTGATGACGAACCCAGCCAAGCAGCGCCAAGACTTTGGTTTAGATGAGCCGGTGGGGACTGTAGAAGTCAAGCTCAAAAATCAGCAAACCCATCGCTTAATCTTGGGCAAGCCGGATTTCAATCAAAGCTTCTTGTACGCCCAAGCCAATCCCTCAGAGAACCGGCTTGAAGCGATTGAGGTGCTGCTGGTGCCTACAGATTTTGAAAATGCTGTTGATCGACCGCTCTTAGAATGGAAAAAGGAGTACAAAGACTCTAAACCACCTGAAACCACCCCTAAGGATAAAAAACCGCAGAACCCTTCTCAGGATAAGCAACCGCAAGGCACTTCTCCAGATAAAACGCCTGCCGGTGCTTCTATCACTCCTAAAAATAGCCCTAAAAATAATGCTGAAGGCGCTGTTAAAAATCCTGATGGGAATGCGGAAAAATCTCCTCCAGTCGAGTCCCCACAGCCAGATTCTCCCCAGCCGAACGAATAA
- a CDS encoding Mo-dependent nitrogenase C-terminal domain-containing protein — protein MTQHRFDLLNPLRQRLDQLEIRNPEVAQFIYKAIPAQCPFERDIKILGRTLFHIPPMCKLNPLYDQLVGLRFRAMCYLVDECGIDLQVCS, from the coding sequence ATGACTCAACATAGATTCGATCTCCTGAACCCCCTGCGTCAACGGCTTGACCAACTGGAGATTCGCAATCCTGAGGTCGCTCAGTTTATTTATAAAGCGATTCCCGCTCAGTGTCCCTTCGAGCGAGATATCAAAATCTTGGGTCGCACCCTGTTTCACATTCCGCCAATGTGCAAGCTCAATCCTCTCTACGATCAACTGGTTGGCTTGCGATTTCGAGCAATGTGCTATCTCGTGGATGAGTGTGGTATTGATTTACAAGTCTGTTCTTAA
- a CDS encoding heme oxygenase (biliverdin-producing), producing MSSNLATKLREGTKKSHTMAENVGFIKCFLKGTVEKTSYRKLVSNLYFVYSAMEEEMERNRQHPIVSKFYFPELNRKASLEQDLQYYYGPNWREQVAPSSAAQAYVQQIRNVSNSAPELLAAHSYTRYLGDLSGGQILKGIAQRGMNLTEGEGTAFYEFAEIPDEKAFKATYRQAMNDLPIDEATAERIVTEANDAFGMNMKLFQELEGNLIKAIGLMLFNSLTRRRARGSTELVTAD from the coding sequence ATGAGCAGTAATCTAGCGACCAAATTGCGTGAGGGCACTAAGAAGTCCCACACGATGGCAGAAAATGTCGGATTTATCAAGTGCTTCTTAAAAGGCACCGTTGAGAAAACCTCTTATCGGAAGCTCGTTAGCAACCTCTACTTCGTCTACTCCGCAATGGAAGAAGAGATGGAGCGCAACCGGCAGCACCCGATCGTCTCTAAATTTTACTTCCCTGAGTTGAACCGCAAGGCCAGCTTAGAGCAGGATCTGCAATACTACTACGGCCCGAATTGGCGCGAACAAGTGGCTCCCTCATCGGCAGCTCAAGCTTACGTGCAGCAAATTCGCAACGTATCTAATTCTGCGCCTGAACTCTTAGCCGCTCACTCCTACACTCGCTACCTAGGTGACTTGTCTGGTGGCCAAATCCTCAAAGGGATTGCCCAACGGGGAATGAACTTAACAGAGGGTGAAGGCACCGCTTTCTACGAGTTTGCAGAAATTCCTGACGAAAAAGCGTTCAAAGCCACCTACCGGCAGGCAATGAACGACTTGCCGATTGATGAAGCCACGGCAGAGCGCATTGTGACTGAAGCGAATGATGCCTTTGGCATGAATATGAAGCTTTTCCAAGAATTAGAAGGCAATTTGATCAAAGCAATTGGTCTCATGCTCTTTAATTCTCTAACGCGCCGCCGCGCTCGTGGCAGCACCGAATTAGTCACAGCCGATTAA
- a CDS encoding GldG family protein, protein MKQLKNFWKSGGFWIGPFLIVMGLSAAFVSGSWLPVPAALAIAGIVILGLWLLFQGRLVLSFLGKRSTQAGTNAVAATLSVLVILGLMNFLANRYLVRVDLTENQLFSLAPQTQQLVSNLEQPVKVSIFDRVPNPSDQLLLQNYQRSGGSKFSYEYVDPQLQPAIAQEYGVTRFGEVHLKSNERQQFLGNVDPQSRLTEVKLTNGIAQLISDEKTKVYFLQGHGERSLKPADGGIYQAVKSLENRNFIIEPLNLAEQQDVPADAGVVVIAGPKRALFEGESKALRQYLQLGGSVLVMVDPSTDPKLNTLLQDWGVTLDNRLVIDASGQGQLVGLGPAEPLITNYGNHPITKDFSGGYSFYRGARSIQTNEVPGIEETPLLITNERSWAESNPKNQPLKFNAETDGQGPLMLGVALSRKIAQDGVPAAQPSPAATDKPKAEASPSPTPTASPATEASPSPTPTESPATEASPSPTPTALPAIEASPTPTVSPASPTPTPTPTPTPAAGKPAQTNTEARMVVFGNSEFATDGVFEQQLNGDVFLNSISWLSKQDAQTLSIRPKETTNRRIAMTAEQASLLDWLSRRILPAVGLLSAGALWWSRR, encoded by the coding sequence ATGAAACAGTTAAAAAATTTTTGGAAATCAGGCGGTTTTTGGATAGGCCCGTTTTTGATTGTAATGGGCTTATCGGCTGCCTTTGTTTCAGGCAGTTGGCTGCCGGTGCCGGCAGCACTGGCAATTGCCGGCATTGTAATTTTAGGGTTGTGGCTGTTGTTTCAAGGCCGTTTGGTACTGAGCTTTTTGGGTAAGCGCTCCACCCAAGCCGGTACGAATGCTGTGGCGGCTACGCTGTCAGTGCTAGTGATTTTGGGGCTAATGAATTTTTTAGCCAATCGCTATTTAGTGCGAGTGGATTTAACAGAAAATCAACTGTTTAGCTTAGCCCCTCAAACTCAGCAATTGGTGAGTAATTTAGAGCAACCTGTGAAGGTTTCGATCTTTGATCGTGTGCCGAATCCTTCAGACCAATTATTGCTACAAAATTACCAACGTTCGGGAGGCTCAAAGTTTAGTTATGAGTATGTTGATCCCCAACTGCAGCCGGCGATAGCGCAAGAGTACGGCGTGACACGCTTTGGAGAGGTACATCTCAAATCAAACGAACGGCAGCAGTTTCTGGGAAATGTTGACCCACAAAGTCGCTTAACCGAAGTAAAACTGACCAATGGGATCGCCCAACTTATCAGCGATGAAAAAACTAAAGTTTATTTCCTTCAAGGCCACGGAGAGCGCTCTCTAAAGCCCGCAGATGGGGGAATTTACCAAGCGGTTAAGTCTTTAGAAAACAGAAATTTTATTATTGAACCGCTCAATTTAGCTGAGCAGCAGGATGTGCCGGCAGATGCGGGAGTGGTGGTGATCGCCGGCCCAAAACGGGCACTGTTTGAAGGTGAGAGCAAAGCCCTGCGGCAATATCTGCAACTGGGTGGCAGTGTGTTGGTTATGGTAGATCCCTCGACCGATCCCAAGTTAAATACACTGTTGCAAGATTGGGGCGTCACCCTCGATAATCGCTTAGTCATTGATGCTTCCGGACAGGGACAGTTGGTGGGACTCGGGCCGGCTGAACCTCTAATTACGAATTATGGCAATCATCCCATCACCAAAGATTTTAGTGGGGGCTACTCCTTCTACCGAGGGGCACGATCCATTCAAACCAACGAGGTGCCGGGGATTGAGGAAACTCCCCTGCTAATCACCAATGAGCGCAGTTGGGCGGAAAGCAACCCGAAGAACCAGCCATTAAAGTTTAATGCTGAAACTGATGGCCAAGGCCCACTCATGTTGGGAGTGGCATTGAGTCGAAAAATCGCCCAAGATGGGGTGCCGGCAGCTCAACCCTCGCCGGCAGCCACAGACAAGCCAAAGGCGGAAGCGTCCCCATCGCCGACGCCAACGGCATCACCAGCAACGGAAGCGTCCCCATCGCCAACACCAACAGAATCACCGGCAACGGAAGCGTCCCCATCGCCAACCCCAACGGCATTACCGGCAATAGAAGCGTCCCCAACGCCAACAGTATCACCGGCAAGTCCAACGCCGACCCCAACGCCAACCCCAACACCGGCAGCAGGTAAGCCGGCGCAGACAAATACAGAGGCTCGAATGGTTGTCTTCGGTAACTCTGAATTTGCTACAGATGGCGTGTTCGAGCAGCAGTTAAATGGAGATGTTTTCCTCAATTCCATTAGCTGGTTGAGCAAGCAGGATGCACAAACGCTTTCCATTCGCCCAAAAGAAACAACCAACCGCAGAATCGCAATGACTGCAGAGCAAGCCTCCTTACTGGATTGGTTGTCTCGGAGGATTTTGCCGGCAGTCGGTTTGCTTTCTGCCGGGGCTTTGTGGTGGAGCCGGCGCTAA
- a CDS encoding ABC transporter permease, with amino-acid sequence MKVMLGNIIAIYRKELQNYFVSPVAYAIAGFFWLIAGVFFTAILLGQEGVIRQAALMDIQVQQTGVVMPPVDVPYQFLQFFLGFMGQLSLYILPILSMGLYAEERKSRTLELLATSPITNWAVAVGKLLGVLTFFATMMLPILACELIALSAANPPMPLSVPLLGHLGLLLLAASVLSLGMFISSLTDSTILAAIITFVVVVFLSVIDLLASGVGGPVWQVLGSLSLLKPYANLVRGVVDTSNLVLFASYIILGVFLTAQSIETLRFQRS; translated from the coding sequence ATGAAAGTAATGCTCGGAAATATTATCGCGATTTACCGCAAAGAGTTACAGAACTACTTTGTCTCGCCGGTCGCTTATGCAATCGCCGGCTTCTTTTGGCTGATCGCTGGGGTATTTTTTACAGCGATTTTACTGGGGCAAGAAGGCGTAATTCGGCAAGCGGCTTTAATGGATATTCAGGTACAGCAAACCGGCGTTGTCATGCCGCCAGTCGATGTGCCCTATCAATTTTTGCAGTTCTTCTTAGGATTTATGGGGCAGCTGTCACTCTACATCTTGCCCATTCTATCAATGGGTTTATATGCCGAAGAACGCAAAAGCCGTACCTTAGAGCTGCTGGCAACTTCACCGATTACGAACTGGGCAGTAGCAGTAGGTAAATTACTAGGAGTGCTGACCTTTTTTGCCACCATGATGCTGCCGATTTTAGCGTGTGAGTTGATCGCCCTGAGTGCTGCCAACCCACCTATGCCACTGAGCGTTCCCTTGTTAGGGCATTTAGGGCTGCTGTTGCTAGCTGCCAGTGTTTTATCCTTGGGAATGTTCATTTCTTCTCTGACAGACAGCACGATTTTGGCGGCAATTATTACATTTGTTGTGGTTGTGTTCCTATCCGTGATCGATTTGCTCGCAAGCGGAGTAGGTGGCCCAGTTTGGCAGGTACTGGGATCGCTATCCTTACTCAAGCCCTACGCAAATTTGGTGCGAGGGGTCGTTGATACTAGCAATCTGGTTCTATTTGCAAGTTACATTATTCTAGGCGTATTTCTAACGGCTCAATCGATTGAAACGTTGAGATTTCAGCGCTCTTAG
- a CDS encoding TerC family protein: MLLALVALETVLSADNAVALAAFMQPLSRPKQQGQALNWGLADAFVRRISLLFTATWVMQFWQFEFVGALYLLWLAGKYFWEQFRTAQEMIYMEPSLEAAPTFWRVIWRGVCLGVLKTSRGSNVSQAIHSFGGLSHI; this comes from the coding sequence ATTCTCCTAGCGCTCGTTGCCCTAGAAACAGTTCTCTCGGCTGATAATGCGGTTGCACTAGCGGCATTTATGCAACCCTTATCACGCCCAAAACAGCAAGGACAAGCGTTAAACTGGGGATTAGCAGATGCCTTCGTTCGACGGATTTCGTTGCTTTTCACGGCAACCTGGGTCATGCAATTCTGGCAATTTGAATTTGTTGGTGCGCTCTATCTTCTCTGGTTAGCCGGCAAGTATTTCTGGGAGCAATTTCGCACCGCACAGGAGATGATCTACATGGAGCCATCTCTAGAAGCTGCACCCACCTTTTGGCGAGTCATTTGGAGGGGTGTTTGCTTGGGGGTTCTCAAGACGAGCAGAGGCTCAAATGTCAGCCAAGCCATTCACAGTTTTGGTGGACTCAGTCACATTTAA
- a CDS encoding cadmium resistance transporter gives MNGLITAISTGFTAFTATNLDDILILMLFFSQVNAIFRKRHIVAGQYLGFAALVGASLPSFFGSLLLPRPCIGLLGLVPIAIGISRLVNANTENDAESDETPAQPSWFSSFISPQAYSVAAVTFANGGDNIGIYMPLFASCTWQNLVIILGVFFSLVGVWCLAAYQLTKIPAIADNLTRHGNHLVPFVLISLGVLILVDSRTLENPGLAVLTLVISGLYLLKVITTISQTLQTQASLLKVQK, from the coding sequence ATGAACGGACTAATCACGGCAATTTCAACCGGCTTTACCGCCTTCACGGCAACCAACCTGGATGACATTTTGATTTTGATGTTGTTCTTTTCCCAGGTCAACGCCATCTTTCGCAAGCGCCACATCGTTGCCGGACAGTATCTTGGCTTTGCCGCCCTAGTTGGAGCCAGCCTTCCCAGTTTCTTTGGGAGTTTGTTGTTGCCGCGTCCCTGTATTGGGCTATTAGGATTGGTTCCGATTGCAATCGGCATCAGCCGATTAGTAAATGCCAATACAGAAAATGATGCTGAATCAGACGAAACGCCAGCGCAGCCTTCTTGGTTTAGCAGTTTCATCTCACCCCAGGCGTATAGTGTGGCAGCGGTAACCTTTGCTAATGGCGGTGACAACATTGGAATCTATATGCCCTTGTTTGCCAGCTGTACCTGGCAAAATCTAGTTATCATTCTAGGAGTGTTTTTCTCGCTAGTAGGTGTGTGGTGTCTTGCTGCCTACCAATTAACCAAAATTCCTGCAATCGCCGACAATCTAACTCGTCACGGCAATCATCTAGTCCCCTTTGTTTTGATTAGCTTAGGTGTGTTGATTCTCGTTGATAGCCGCACTTTAGAAAATCCAGGATTAGCGGTACTGACACTCGTGATTAGTGGTCTTTACCTGCTGAAGGTAATAACAACGATCAGTCAAACGCTACAAACCCAAGCATCACTATTGAAAGTTCAGAAGTAG